A section of the Metabacillus endolithicus genome encodes:
- a CDS encoding CBO0543 family protein, with amino-acid sequence MKINMDQQQMEAYEKINSLMKDVTDLRVEYWHQYSNFQSWQFWVIFLLMFLTPLLVLYFVIDRKKMFLLGFYGFNINVWFGIVDTWGNKQGLWGYPYELTPYVPGNLSLDTALVPVLFILVYQWTLNHNKNFYLYTIVLALFLSFICKPILVMHNFFLLHKWANYFYLFIGYCLIFLFSKLITNIFLKMSKNTSSYY; translated from the coding sequence TTGAAAATTAATATGGATCAACAACAAATGGAAGCTTATGAAAAAATAAACTCTTTGATGAAGGATGTTACAGATTTAAGGGTTGAATATTGGCACCAATATTCAAATTTTCAATCTTGGCAATTTTGGGTGATATTTTTGTTGATGTTTTTGACTCCATTATTAGTATTATATTTTGTTATTGATCGAAAAAAAATGTTTCTCTTAGGATTTTATGGTTTTAATATAAATGTATGGTTTGGAATAGTAGATACGTGGGGAAATAAGCAGGGATTATGGGGATATCCTTATGAACTCACTCCTTATGTGCCAGGTAATCTATCTTTAGACACTGCACTAGTACCAGTGCTGTTTATTCTAGTTTACCAATGGACGTTAAATCATAATAAAAACTTCTATTTGTACACTATTGTCTTAGCACTCTTTTTGTCATTTATTTGTAAGCCGATACTAGTCATGCACAATTTTTTTCTCCTTCATAAATGGGCGAATTATTTTTATCTTTTCATAGGCTATTGCTTGATTTTTCTTTTCTCCAAACTAATTACAAATATTTTTCTGAAAATGTCTAAAAATACATCTTCTTATTATTAA